In Sphaeramia orbicularis chromosome 15, fSphaOr1.1, whole genome shotgun sequence, a single genomic region encodes these proteins:
- the LOC115434005 gene encoding tripartite motif-containing protein 16-like isoform X1: MEQKGAHLDQETISCSICLDLLKVPVTIPCGHSYCMSCIQTHWDGEDGKNLHSCPQCRHTFIPRPVLVKNTMLADLVEQLKKTGLGAAAADHCYAGAEDVVCDVCTGRKLKAVQSCLVCLVSYCHKHLQPHYESAAFKKHKLVDPSEKLQENVCSRHNEVIKMFCRTDGQCICYLCSVEEHKGHDTVSSAAERTERQKELELSRQKIQQRIKDKQKDVKVLQQEAENISRCADEAVEKNRKILTELIRLLEERWSDVERQIRSKEETEVIRVKELERKLEQEMTELRRKDAEMEKLAQTHDHSQFLLQYPSVSTLREDPDSSHVHVRPQSYFKDVTTAVTELREKLQLSLTEERTNMELSISQTQVLLEPEPQTRAGFLLEPEPQTRAGFLLEPEPQTRAGFLQYSRQITLDPNTVNEDLSLSEENRRGTLMIQTQNYPDHPDRFSDWEQVLSRESLTGRCYWEVEWRGGNVRVAVTYKDIKRKGISDECGFGFNDKSWALHSNYNSPYFSHNSVRSSVPGPLSSRIGVYLDHTAGILSFYSVSETMTLIHRVQTTFTKPLYAGLWFLGVGSTAHFPELH; encoded by the coding sequence ATGGAGCAGAAAGGAGCTCATCTGGATCAGGAAACAATTTCCTGTTCCATCTGTTTGGATCTACTGAAGGTTCCGGTGACTATTCCCTGTGGACACAGCTACTGTATGAGCTGTATTCAAACCCACTGGGATGGAGAGGACGGGAAGAACCTCCACAGCTGCCCTCAGTGCAGACACACCTTCATACCCAGGCCTGTCCTGGTCAAAAACACCATGTTGGCAGATTTAgtggaacagctgaagaagactggACTTGGAGCTGCTGCAGCTGATCACTGCTACGCTGGAGCTGAAGATGTGGTCTGTGATGTGTGCACTGGGAGGAAACTGAAAGCTGTCCAGTCCTGTCTGGTGTGTTTGGTCTCCTACTGCCACAAACACCTTCAGCCTCATTATGAATCTGCCGCCTTTAAGAAACACAAGCTGGTGGATCCATCGGAGAAGCTCCAGGAGAACGTCTGCTCTCGTCACAATGAGGTGATAAAGATGTTCTGCCGCACTgatggtcagtgtatctgttatcTGTGCTCTGTGGAAGAACATAAAGGCCACGACACAGTGTCATCTGCAGCAGAAAGGACTGAGAGGCAGAAGGAGCTGGAGCTGAGTCGACAGAAAATCCAGCAGAGaatcaaagacaaacagaaagatgtGAAGGTGCTTCAACAGGAGGCGGAGAACATCAGTCGCTGCGCTGATGAAGCAGTGGAGAAGAACCGCAAGATCCTGACCGAGCTGATCCGACTCCTGGAGGAAAGATGGAGCGATGTGGAGAGGCAGATCAGATCCAAGGAGGAAACAGAAGTGATTCGAGTCAAAGAGCTGGAGCGGAAGCTGGAGCAGGAGATGactgagctgaggaggaaagaCGCTGAGATGGAGAAACTGGCACAAACACACGACCACAGCCAGTTTTTACTCCAGTATCCATCAGTGTCCACACTCAGAGAAGATCCAGACTCATCCCACGTCCACGTCCGTCCTCAGAGTTACTTTAAGGATGTGACCACAGCTGTGACAGAGCTCAGAGAGAAACTCCAGCTCAGTCTGACAGAAGAACGGACCAACATGGAACTGAGCATCAGTCAAACACAGGTtctactagaaccagaaccacagaccagagcaggattcttactagaaccagaaccacagaccagagcaggattcttactagaaccagaaccacagaccagagcAGGATTCTTACAATATTCACGTCAAATcacactggatccaaacacagtgaaTGAAGATCTGTCACTGTCTGAGGAGAATAGAAGAGGAACACTTATGATTCAAACACAGAACTATCCTGATCATCCAGACAGATTCAGTGACTGGGAACAGGTCCTGAGCAGAGAGAGTCTGACTGGtcgatgttactgggaggtggagtggagGGGGGGGAACGTTCGGGTCGCAGTCACATATAAGGATATTAAGAGAAAAGGAATCTCTGATGAATGTGGATTTGGATTCAATGACAAATCTTGGGCTTTACATTCTAACTATAACTCTCCTTACTTTAGTCATAACAGTGTCAGGTCTTCTGTCCCAGGTCCACTTTCCTCCAGAATCGGAGTCTACCTggatcacacagcaggtattctgtccttctacagcgtctctgaaaccatgactctgatccacagagtccagaccacattcACTAAACCTCTGTACGCTGGACTTTGGTTTTTGGGTGTTGGATCCACTGCCCACTTTCCTGAACTCCATTAA
- the LOC115434005 gene encoding tripartite motif-containing protein 16-like isoform X2, with protein sequence MEQKGAHLDQETISCSICLDLLKVPVTIPCGHSYCMSCIQTHWDGEDGKNLHSCPQCRHTFIPRPVLVKNTMLADLVEQLKKTGLGAAAADHCYAGAEDVVCDVCTGRKLKAVQSCLVCLVSYCHKHLQPHYESAAFKKHKLVDPSEKLQENVCSRHNEVIKMFCRTDGQCICYLCSVEEHKGHDTVSSAAERTERQKELELSRQKIQQRIKDKQKDVKVLQQEAENISRCADEAVEKNRKILTELIRLLEERWSDVERQIRSKEETEVIRVKELERKLEQEMTELRRKDAEMEKLAQTHDHSQFLLQYPSVSTLREDPDSSHVHVRPQSYFKDVTTAVTELREKLQLSLTEERTNMELSISQTQVLLEPEPQTRAGFLLEPEPQTRAGFLQYSRQITLDPNTVNEDLSLSEENRRGTLMIQTQNYPDHPDRFSDWEQVLSRESLTGRCYWEVEWRGGNVRVAVTYKDIKRKGISDECGFGFNDKSWALHSNYNSPYFSHNSVRSSVPGPLSSRIGVYLDHTAGILSFYSVSETMTLIHRVQTTFTKPLYAGLWFLGVGSTAHFPELH encoded by the exons ATGGAGCAGAAAGGAGCTCATCTGGATCAGGAAACAATTTCCTGTTCCATCTGTTTGGATCTACTGAAGGTTCCGGTGACTATTCCCTGTGGACACAGCTACTGTATGAGCTGTATTCAAACCCACTGGGATGGAGAGGACGGGAAGAACCTCCACAGCTGCCCTCAGTGCAGACACACCTTCATACCCAGGCCTGTCCTGGTCAAAAACACCATGTTGGCAGATTTAgtggaacagctgaagaagactggACTTGGAGCTGCTGCAGCTGATCACTGCTACGCTGGAGCTGAAGATGTGGTCTGTGATGTGTGCACTGGGAGGAAACTGAAAGCTGTCCAGTCCTGTCTGGTGTGTTTGGTCTCCTACTGCCACAAACACCTTCAGCCTCATTATGAATCTGCCGCCTTTAAGAAACACAAGCTGGTGGATCCATCGGAGAAGCTCCAGGAGAACGTCTGCTCTCGTCACAATGAGGTGATAAAGATGTTCTGCCGCACTgatggtcagtgtatctgttatcTGTGCTCTGTGGAAGAACATAAAGGCCACGACACAGTGTCATCTGCAGCAGAAAGGACTGAGAGGCAGAAGGAGCTGGAGCTGAGTCGACAGAAAATCCAGCAGAGaatcaaagacaaacagaaagatgtGAAGGTGCTTCAACAGGAGGCGGAGAACATCAGTCGCTGCGCTGATGAAGCAGTGGAGAAGAACCGCAAGATCCTGACCGAGCTGATCCGACTCCTGGAGGAAAGATGGAGCGATGTGGAGAGGCAGATCAGATCCAAGGAGGAAACAGAAGTGATTCGAGTCAAAGAGCTGGAGCGGAAGCTGGAGCAGGAGATGactgagctgaggaggaaagaCGCTGAGATGGAGAAACTGGCACAAACACACGACCACAGCCAGTTTTTACTCCAGTATCCATCAGTGTCCACACTCAGAGAAGATCCAGACTCATCCCACGTCCACGTCCGTCCTCAGAGTTACTTTAAGGATGTGACCACAGCTGTGACAGAGCTCAGAGAGAAACTCCAGCTCAGTCTGACAGAAGAACGGACCAACATGGAACTGAGCATCAGTCAAACACAGGTtctactagaaccagaaccacagaccagagcag gattcttactagaaccagaaccacagaccagagcAGGATTCTTACAATATTCACGTCAAATcacactggatccaaacacagtgaaTGAAGATCTGTCACTGTCTGAGGAGAATAGAAGAGGAACACTTATGATTCAAACACAGAACTATCCTGATCATCCAGACAGATTCAGTGACTGGGAACAGGTCCTGAGCAGAGAGAGTCTGACTGGtcgatgttactgggaggtggagtggagGGGGGGGAACGTTCGGGTCGCAGTCACATATAAGGATATTAAGAGAAAAGGAATCTCTGATGAATGTGGATTTGGATTCAATGACAAATCTTGGGCTTTACATTCTAACTATAACTCTCCTTACTTTAGTCATAACAGTGTCAGGTCTTCTGTCCCAGGTCCACTTTCCTCCAGAATCGGAGTCTACCTggatcacacagcaggtattctgtccttctacagcgtctctgaaaccatgactctgatccacagagtccagaccacattcACTAAACCTCTGTACGCTGGACTTTGGTTTTTGGGTGTTGGATCCACTGCCCACTTTCCTGAACTCCATTAA